TGTGCTTTTTTACTAAACTAGTAATGCGACCAAGCAGCACCGAGTCGATGACGTGGCCATCGTCAGTGATCAAGTTGCCCCGGTTGAGCTGGTCGGCTTCGCTCGGTTCGTAAGTGCCCCGCACCAGGCCAATGGCCCGGTACTGCATCGGTTCGCTGGGGGGAGCAATGGGCTGATAGCGATAGGCCGCAGGATCTATTTCAGTGGCGGGCTCTGGGGTTTTCTCTGTTACGGTTGCCTTAGGCGCCACTACAGCATGGTCAACCGCCTTAGTCAACGGCTTGACAGCCACAGAAGTGTCTGGAGTGACGGCGGGGCGCACCGGACGCACCGGGCGCTGGGGCGGCGACAGTAGCGATGGCCGATCCGCAGTGGGTGCCGTCCCCTTGTCGTGACTATCCTTAGCGTTAATGTCGCTCTTATTAGAAGCGTCTTGCTCTGCAGAACCCATAACACCCACCGATCTCCCTCTCAACATAAACTAGCCACCCGGCGCAACAGCAACTCTGCGCATGACTTAGCCTGTAAGCCTAGCGTAACATTCACCCTTTAATGTGCATTGTCAGGGCAAATATTTAAGCGGTTAACACGATTCGCTCAAGGCTTTACAAACAAGTCAAAAAGCTACCTTAAAGGTATTCTCTACTGCCAAGGCAGCCTGCACTGCCGCAGCTGTGTCCTTCAATAAGTAACTCTCTTAAGTTTCCATCGGTAACGGTTAGCAATCCGTATTGTTTCTGAGCTTTTTGACAACTTCTTTGCTACTGTAGCCCTGTCTATGGCCTTGCCAAGCTAGGGCGCAGATTCAGCCCTAGGCTAAAACGCTAAGATCATTTACTTAAACGATTGATTGCGATCGCACTTCGGCTGCGATCGCGCCGCTCCTTTGATGAGGTACACCCGTGACCGCAAACCGCAACCGTTGGCTCGTTGGCACTGTCTTAACCCTGGCGTTAGCAGCCTTTTTATCGCTGTCGCTGCTGCCAATTTTGGGCAGCAATAGCGGCCGTAAAGCCAGCAGCACCCCCGCCGCTGACCCCGCCGCTGACCCCGTGGCTATGCAGGCCGAGCTGGAGGCCCAGGCCAAAGGCTATGAACTGGTGCTAGAGCGCGAGCCCGACAATCAAACCGCTCTCCAGGGGCTAGTTGACGCTCGCATTCAGCTCGGCGACATCAACGGAGTGGTAGCTCCTCTCGAAAAGCTCGTCGAGCTTAACCCCAGTGTGCCTGACTACGCGGTGCTCCTGGCTCAAACCAAGCAGCAGATGGGCGATCTCGAAGGCGCGGCCCAGATCTACCGCCAGGTGCTCGACCAGCAGCCCGGCAACATGAATGCCCTGCAAGGATTAACGGTGCTCCTAGTGCAGCAGGAGCGGCCCCAAGCAGCGATCGGGCTGCTGCAAGATACGCTTAAAACCGCCAACCAGCTGCAATCAGAGGGCGGTGCCGCCGGTTTCGACACGACATCAGTGAAACTGCTGCTGGCCCAGGTGCATGTTGAGAACAAGAACCCAGACCAGGCGATCGCCCTCTACGACGAAACCATTGCCGCTGCCCCCGAAGACTTCCGCCCGGTCTTGGCCAAGGCGCTGGTGCTGCGAGATCAGGGCGACACTGAAACGGCCCAGGCTCTTTTTGCCCAGGCCACAACCCTAGCTCCAGCACAGTACAAAGACCAAATTGGTCAAATGGCGACCCAGGGACAGACAGCACCGGAGGCTAGCGGCGGCATTGTCGAGCCCGCTCCCACTGAACCTGAGCCCGCCAAGTCAACGCCCTAGCTCATTGCCCTAGCCGGAGTCGAAGAGGCAACCCCTCGATCGGGACGGCTGGAGGCGGCGGCGCTGGCGTCGACGGGCTCAAACTCAATGTGGTTGAGCAGGGTGGTCACAAAGGCAAACAGCAAAAACGGCAGCGACAACACCAGAATCAGCCCTACGGTAGCCAGCGCAAAAATCGGCTGACGCGCCCCCATCAGCGCTAGGGAAGCCGCTAAACTCACGAACAAAATCACCAGCCAGGCAATAACTTGCCCGTAAATATCTCCAAAGGTAAGCGTGCAAGCGAAGCGATACTTATTGCCGGTATCCATGGTGTTGTCCTGCCAGAATCAGTCCTATTAAAGTTCAGCATATCGGCCTCGCCTAGACCGCTGTAGTTTCTCAACATTTCCACAAAAGTTGCAATGAAATGTTGCAGCCCATTACATAGATATAAGCGGGACCATGGGGTATCAGTACATTCTGTTTTACAAGCCCTATAACGTGCTCAGTCAGTTCAGCTCGGGGAGCACCCCGCCCGCCTCTGACTCGGCCCCCCGCCTCACGCTGAAAGACTTCATTCCCATTGCCGACGTTTACCCGGTTGGCCGGCTCGATCGCGATAGCGAAGGCCTGATGCTGCTGACTGACCACGGCCGAGTCCAGCATCGGCTGAGCGAGCCCCGCTTTGGCCACCTTCGCACTTACTGGGTACAGGTCGAGCAGGTGCCTGCTCCAAACGCCCTCGCCCAGCTACGGCAGGGGGTCACCATTAAGGGCTACCGCACCCAGCCCTGCCAGGTCGAATTGCTCACGACCGAACCCCTCCTGCCGGAACGAGATCCGCCCATTCGCTTTCGTCAAAGCATCCCCACCGCCTGGCTAGCCATGACCCTACAGGAGGGCAAAAACCGTCAGGTGCGCCGCATGACCGCCGCCGTGGGTCACCCCACCCTGCGGCTGGTGCGCCAGGCGATCGCCCATCTCCACCTGGGCAATCTACAGCCTGGCCAGTGGCGGCATGCTACCCCTGCTGAGCAGCGAGGGCTGCTGCAAATCTAAATTCTAGCGATCGCCAACCTTACGCAACTTGGCTGAGGCTGGGTCAAGAAACGATGGGTCAAACAGGTCAGGACAAGGGCATTAAGTTACCATGAGCTTGCAATAGGGGCGACCTGGAGGTGACCCGTGCGATACTTAACGTGCAACGGTGAGGCCGTTTTACTTCGAAGGTGCATTGAGCGGTTGCTAAGAGTCTGCTGATTCACCCAGAGCCGCGCACAACTTAAACGCCTGGCGATAGGGCATGCCCTACTTGCTGGCTGGCTAGCCTAACTTTGGATCATTGCTAGGATGCTAACCTGCCCCTTTTGTGAGTTTGACAATATCAATTCACAGCGGTCCTGCAAACGGTGTGGCCAGCCACTCCAGCTTTGGCGAGTGATCGATATTCCTCGGGCAGGGGCAGGGGCGATCGCCCCTGGCGATCTCGACCCAGATGGCTATCTCGATAGCGATCGCCGCTACCGGCTCATGTCGCCGTCAGACAGCAAAGCATCGTTTGGTGCTACCCCCCTCGTTGTCATTGACTGCCAGCCCGAGGCCGACGCGCCCCTGCAAGCCCTGCAAGCAGACTGGCTCGAAACACCGACTCTCAATCCCGTAGACCATCCTCTAGCTGTTACAGTTCCCCCCGAGGCCTACCCATACCTAGCCCTCCAGGCCGACTACTTTCCGGCCGTTCCCGAGTTGCACCACGCTTGGCAAACGCCTCAGCGTGCCCTTTTACTGATTGAAGATCGCAGCGTTTGGCTATCGCTAACAGCCGGCTGGGCGGCCATAAACGACCCCCTTCAGCACCTCCAGTGGTTGTTTGAGACTACGCTGCTGTGGGAGGCATTAGCACCATGGCAGGGGCAGGCTACTCTTCTAACTCCCCAGCGGCTGGCCCTCAACGAAAATAATCTGCTCTGCCTGACTCAAGTCGACCAGGTGCCCAACCTGCCTCTCTTGCGCTTAGAAGCGCTAGGTCAGATGTGGCTGACCATGCT
This sequence is a window from Leptolyngbya subtilissima AS-A7. Protein-coding genes within it:
- a CDS encoding tetratricopeptide repeat protein, which gives rise to MTANRNRWLVGTVLTLALAAFLSLSLLPILGSNSGRKASSTPAADPAADPVAMQAELEAQAKGYELVLEREPDNQTALQGLVDARIQLGDINGVVAPLEKLVELNPSVPDYAVLLAQTKQQMGDLEGAAQIYRQVLDQQPGNMNALQGLTVLLVQQERPQAAIGLLQDTLKTANQLQSEGGAAGFDTTSVKLLLAQVHVENKNPDQAIALYDETIAAAPEDFRPVLAKALVLRDQGDTETAQALFAQATTLAPAQYKDQIGQMATQGQTAPEASGGIVEPAPTEPEPAKSTP
- a CDS encoding pseudouridine synthase: MGYQYILFYKPYNVLSQFSSGSTPPASDSAPRLTLKDFIPIADVYPVGRLDRDSEGLMLLTDHGRVQHRLSEPRFGHLRTYWVQVEQVPAPNALAQLRQGVTIKGYRTQPCQVELLTTEPLLPERDPPIRFRQSIPTAWLAMTLQEGKNRQVRRMTAAVGHPTLRLVRQAIAHLHLGNLQPGQWRHATPAEQRGLLQI